One part of the Kryptolebias marmoratus isolate JLee-2015 linkage group LG2, ASM164957v2, whole genome shotgun sequence genome encodes these proteins:
- the opa3 gene encoding optic atrophy 3 protein homolog, protein MVVGAFPIAKLLYLGVRQLSKPVANRIKAGARRSEFFKNYICLPPAQLYHWIEMRTKMRIMGFKGATIKPLNEEAAAELGAELVGEAIIFLIGGGCMVLEYSRQAANSRRKEEELNETIKDLQTQIAELSLTTETLDAQLREVNRLLLSLPTPSTK, encoded by the exons ATGGTTGTCGGCGCCTTCCCTATCGCCAAGCTCCTCTACCTCGGAGTGAGGCAGCTGAGCAAGCCTGTGGCGAACCGAATCAAAGCTGGAGCCCGGAGGAGCGAGTTCTTTAAAAACTACATCTGCCTGCCGCCGGCACAGC TCTATCACTGGATCGAGATGAGGACGAAGATGCGGATCATGGGCTTCAAGGGCGCCACCATCAAGCCGCTGAACGAGGAAGCTGCAGCGGAGCTGGGAGCAGAGCTCGTGGGCGAGGCCATCATTTTCCTCATCGGTGGTGGATGTATGGTGTTGGAGTACAGCAGGCAGGCGGCCAACTCTCGCCGCAAGGAGGAGGAGCTAAACGAGACCATCAAAGACCTACAGACTCAAATAGCAGAGTTATCGCTAACAACAGAGACTCTGGACGCTCAGCTGAGGGAGGTCAACAGGCTGCTGCTTTCACTACCGACCCCCAGCACAAAGTGA
- the hnrnpul1 gene encoding heterogeneous nuclear ribonucleoprotein U-like protein 1 has protein sequence MSLDVKKLKVNELKEELQRRGLDTKGLKADLMERLRAALEEEAQADTSEEQAGEADYSQDYQEDFEDDAQEQQEAQGSGDEEGGDGDAPQEEDEGRDSGGDYEEEEAEGEPYESQQTSDSGHGMPDFTADEDLHKSDASFKEETTESTPEIKTDIKTEDGSEADGNSQEEPQSTEQQDVAGQAEQIKMEEKGGNYSRKRPHEDNRGYNYYEHRDEKRSRTPQPPAEDEEENIDDSLVTIDTYNCDLHFKVSRDRYSGYPLTIEGFAYLWAGARASHGVSQGRVCYEMKINEEIPVKHLPSSEPDPHVVRIGWSLNYCSTQLGEEPFSFGYGGTGKKSSDCKFADFGEKFGENDVIGCYIDFESGDEVQMGFSKNGIYLGEAFRTTKEELAGRALFPHVLVKNCAVEFNFGQKREPYFPPEEGYTFIHNLPMENKIRGTKGPANKSDCEILMMVGLPACGKTTWAIKHAEENPEKKYNILGTNAIMDKMKVMGLRRQRNYAGRWDVLIQQATQCLNRLIEIAARKRRNYILDQTNVYGSARRRKMRPFEGFQRKAIVICPTDEDFKERALKQTNEQGKDVPDHAVLEMKANFSLPEPCEFLEDVTFVELQRDEAEKLLKQYNEEGRKAGPPPEKRFDSRQGGFRGRGGGSFQRYDNRDGFRGGYQNRSGDGGSGYRGGYNRGGYNQSRWGNSYRDGGSEGRGGYNRSQQSGGNYSRPASYNKGGYNQGYSQSYNQGYNQGGYNQNYYGSYSQYPGYSQGYSQPPATGQAYNHHQQPPAQPPAQQQPQSYNQQYQQYAQQWQQYYQNQNQWNQYYNQYGGYPGQASQGPPGSQ, from the exons ATGAGTTTAGACGTGAAGAAACTGAAAGTGAACGAGTTGAAGGAGGAGCTCCAGCGCCGGGGCCTGGACACCAAAGGCCTGAAGGCGGACCTGATGGAGCGGCTGAGAGCCGCTCTGGAGGAAGAGGCTCAGGCGGACACCTCGGAGGAGCAGGCGGGGGAGGCCGACTACAGCCAGGACTACCAGGAGGACTTTGAGGATGATGCTCAAGAGCAACAAGAAG CTCAGGGCTCTGGAGATGAGGAAGGTGGAGATGGAGACGCCCCTCAAGAAGAAGACGAAGGTCGAGATTCAGGTGGTGActacgaggaagaggaggcagaagGCGAGCCCTACGAAAGCCAGCAGACCTCAGACTCGGGTCACGGCATGCCTGACTTCACAGCAGATGAGGATCTACACAAATCAGATGCTTCGTTTAAGGAGGAGACCACCGAGAGCACACCGG agatTAAAACAGATATCAAAACAGAAGATGGGTCTGAGGCTGATGGGAACAGTCAGGAAGAGCCCCAAAGCACCGAGCAGCAGGACGTGGCAGGTCAGGCCGAGCAGATCAAGATGGAAGAGAAAGGTGGAAACTACAGCCGTAAGAGGCCACACGAGGACAACCGGGGCTACAACTACTATGAGCACCGCGAcgagaagag GTCTCGAACACCTCAGCCTCCTGctgaagacgaggaggagaacATCGATGACTCTCTGGTCACAATCGATACGT ATAATTGTGATTTGCACTTCAAAGTGTCTCGTGATCGGTACAGTGGTTATCCTCTGACCATCGAAGGCTTTGCCTACCTGTGGGCCGGAGCTCGAGCCTCTCATGGTGTCTCCCAGGGCCGCGTGTGCTACGAGATGAAG ATAAACGAAGAAATTCCTGTGAAGCACCTGCCCAGCAGCGAGCCCGACCCCCACGTGGTCCGAATCGGATGGTCCCTCAACTACTGCAGCACTCAGCTTG GCGAGGAGCCGTTTTCCTTTGGATACGGAGGAACTGGGAAAAAATCCAGCGACTGCAAGTTTGCGGACTTTGGTGAAAAGTTTGGAGAAAACGACGTCATTGGCTGCTACATC GACTTTGAAAGTGGCGATGAGGTGCAGATGGGCTTCTCCAAGAACGGCATTTACCTGGGCGAGGCCTTCCGGACGACCAAGGAGGAGCTGGCAGGGCGTGCTTTGTTCCCTCACGTGCTCGTGAAAAACTGTGCCGTTGAGTTCAACTTTGGGCAGAAGAGGGAGCCCTACTTCCCCCCGGAGGAAGGGTACACCTTCATCCACAATCTTCCCATGGAGAACAAGATCCGAGGCACAAAGGGACCTGCTAACAAATCTGACTGTGAG ATTTTGATGATGGTCGGCCTCCCCGCCTGTGGAAAGACCACCTGGGCCATAAAGCACGCAGAGGAAAACCCTGAGAAAAAGTACAACATCCTGGGCACGAACGCCATCATGGACAAGATGAAG GTGATGGGTCTGCGTCGCCAGAGGAACTACGCCGGGCGCTGGGACGTCCTGATCCAGCAGGCCACCCAGTGTCTGAACAGACTGATCGAGATCGCTGCCCGCAAGAGACGCAACTACATCCTGGATCAG ACAAATGTATATGGATCAGCAAGGAGACGAAAAATGCGTCCCTTTGAAGGTTTTCAACGCAAGGCTATTGTAATTTGTCCCACGGACGAGGATTTTAAAGAACGAGCATTAAAGCAAACCAATGAGCAGGGGAAGGATGTGCCCGATCATGCTGTTTTAGAAATGAAAG CCAACTTCAGCCTCCCCGAGCCGTGCGAGTTCCTGGAGGACGTGACGTTTGTGGAGCTGCAGCGCGACGAGGCCGAGAAGCTGCTGAAGCAGTACAACGAGGAGGGCCGAAAGGCCGGCCCGCCCCCCGAGAAGCGCTTCGACAGCAGGCAGGGCGGGTTCCGCGGCCGCGGCGGCGGGAGCTTTCAGCGCTACGACAACCGTGATGGGTTCCGTGGCGGCTACCAGAACCGCAGCGGAGACGGAGGCAGCGGGTACAGAGGAG GCTACAACCGTGGTGGATACAACCAGAGCCGATGGGGCAACAGCTACCGTGACGGAGGTTCTGAAGGCCGCGGCGGGTACAACCGCAGCCAGCAGTCGGGTGGAAACTACAGCCGCCCGGCTTCGTACAACAAGGGAGGATACAACCAG GGCTACAGCCAGAGCTACAATCAGGGCTACAACCAGGGCGGCTACAACCAGAACTACTACGGCAGCTACAGTCAGTACCCGGGCTACAGCCAGGGCTACAGCCAGCCGCCAGCGACCGGACAGGCCTACAACCACCACCAGCAGCCGCCGGCTCAGCCCCCAGCGCAGCAGCAGCCGCAGAGCTACAACCAGCAATATCAGCAG tACGCTCAGCAGTGGCAGCAGTActaccagaaccagaaccagtggAACCAGTACTACAACCAGTACGGCGGCTACCCTGGGCAGGCCAGCCAAGGCCCCCCGGGGTCCCAGTAG
- the rasgrp4 gene encoding RAS guanyl-releasing protein 4 isoform X2, protein MALCSVNTSYKSYSEGRISSPRGSQLVHMTLMMHSWVVPSQMFAQKLLTLYKDCPPDRRGLRRTQICHLVRQWMGQFSGIFKEDPVLEQTMGDLCELVRLDGEKMHSQLINSSYLSPHVNASQAPSPSVKKRKVSLIFDHMEPDEMAAHLSYLEFKNFCNVSFQDYRSYVVRGSVRDNPALERSVMMCNGVSQWVQLMILSRHTAPQRAQVFTKFIHVAQKLRALQNFNTLMAVTGGLCHSSISRLKDTYNLLPPDITKVLSEFTELLSSRSNFSNYRRVYSECKGFKVPILGVHLKDLISLNEALPDYIDEEKINLSKLQHLYSNINDLLAIHSCTPPFEANKDLLHLLTLSLDLYYTEDEIYELSYTKEPKNPKIQPATPVKPPVVAEWGSGVTPRLDSDTISKHVKQMVDSVMKNYDQNQDGYISLEDFEKIAANFPFSFCTQETDREGQISREEITSYFMRGMSVCAKLGYNFNDAHNFHETTYKRPTFCDTCGGFLWGVIKQGYHCKDCGINCHRHCRDLVRMECVKKHKNTTGSCPCTPAPDSRTKGNSWSSEEEAFVFPQSNETELNRRTLVWKNNSDDPTLLDCSTQTDPGVWTPERKDRRGNHLNSVLHASPERRANTLPHRSRGCSMPVSFLQDKMEELHLHKDKSREPD, encoded by the exons ATGGCTTTATGTTCAGTTAACACTTCATACAAGTCAT ACTCAGAAGGCAGGATCTCCAGCCCCAGAGGATCCCAGTTGGTCCACATGACCCTGATGATGCACAGCTGGGTTGTCCCGTCCCAGATGTTCGCCCAGAAGCTCCTCACCCT CTATAAGGACTGTCCCCCTGACAGGAGAGGTCTCAGGAGGACGCAGATCTGCCACCTTGTCAG GCAGTGGATGGGCCAGTTCTCGGGCATTTTTAAGGAGGACCCCGTCCTGGAGCAGACCATGGGGGACCTGTGTGAGCTGGTCCGACTCGACGGGGAGAAGATGCACTCACAGCTCATCAACTCCTCCTACCT AAGCCCTCATGTGAACGCGTCCCAGGCTCCCTCGCCCTctgtgaagaagaggaaggtgTCTCTGATCTTTGACCACATGGAGCCAGACGAGATGGCTGCACAtctcagctacctggagtttaAAAACTTCTGCAACGTTTCA TTCCAGGATTACCGCAGCTACGTGGTGCGGGGCTCAGTTCGGGACAACCCTGCCCTGGAGCGCTCGGTCATGATGTGCAACGGAGTGTCCCAGTGGGTCCAGCTGATGATCCTCAGCAGACACACGGCCCCGCAGAGAGCCCAGGTCTTCACCAAGTTCATTCATGTGGCTCAG AAACTGAGAGCGCTGCAGAACTTCAACACCCTGATGGCCGTCACCGGAGGcctctgtcacagctccatctctCGCCTGAAGGACACATACAACCTGCTGCCCCCTGACATCACCAAG GTCCTGAGCGAATTCACCGAACTGCTCTCCTCACGCAGCAACTTCAGCAACTACCGGCGCGTCTACAGCGAGTGCAAGGGCTTCAAGGTGCCCATCCTGGGGGTCCACCTGAAGGACCTCATCTCGCTCAACGAGGCCCTGCCGGACTACATCGACGAGGAGAAGATCAACCTGAGCAAACTGCAGCACCTGTACAGCAACATCAACGACCTGCTGGCCATCCACAGCTGCACACCCCCCTTCGAGGCCAACAAAGACCTCCTGCATCTGCTCACG CTTTCTCTGGATTTATACTACACCGAGGATGAGATATATGAACTTTCATACACCAAGGAACCCAAAAACCCCAAGATTCAG CCTGCAACTCCCGTTAAGCCCCCGGTCGTGGCAGAGTGGGGGTCAGGGGTCACCCCCAGGCTCGACTCTGACACCATATCCAAACACGTCAAACAGATGGTGGAT TCTGTCATGAAGAACTACGACCAGAACCAGGACGGCTACATCTCACTGGAGGACTTTGAAAAAATAGCAGCCAACTTCCCCTTTTCCTTCTGCACGCAAGAAACTGACAG gGAGGGACAGATCAGCCGTGAAGAAATCACTTCTTACTTCATGAGGGGGATGTCCGTCTGCGCCAAGCTGGGCTACAACTTCAACGACGCGCACAACTTCCACGAAACCACGTACAAACGGCCAACGTTCTGCGACACGTGTGGAGGCTTC CTGTGGGGGGTCATCAAACAGGGCTATCACTGTAAAG ACTGCGGGATAAACTGCCACCGACACTGCCGGGATCTGGTGAGGATGGAGTGcgtgaagaaacacaaaaacaccaccGGGTCGTGCCCGTGCACCCCGGCTCCCGACTCCAGGACCAAGGGCAACAGCTGGA GTTCGGAGGAGGAGGCCTTCGTTTTCCCACAGAGTAACGAGACAGAGCTCAACAGGAGGACGCTGGTTTGGAAAAACAACTCGGATGACCCGACGCTGCTGGACTGCTCCACTCAGACGGACCCTGGGGTGTGGACCCCCGAGAGGAAGGACAGGAGGGGGAACCACCTGAACTCTGTCCTCCACGCGTCTCCAGAGAGAAGG GCCAACACGCTGCCACACAGGAGCCGAGGATGCTCGATGCCCGTCTCCTTCCTGCAGGACAAGATGGAGGAGCTACATctgcacaaagacaaaagcagagagCCGGACTGa
- the rasgrp4 gene encoding RAS guanyl-releasing protein 4 isoform X1 yields MNKTKRKSNVESPGVMKSKKPVQRRRNTCPSPQDISRALQSPSSAPSASAPSLDELIQRCLNCFDSEGRISSPRGSQLVHMTLMMHSWVVPSQMFAQKLLTLYKDCPPDRRGLRRTQICHLVRQWMGQFSGIFKEDPVLEQTMGDLCELVRLDGEKMHSQLINSSYLSPHVNASQAPSPSVKKRKVSLIFDHMEPDEMAAHLSYLEFKNFCNVSFQDYRSYVVRGSVRDNPALERSVMMCNGVSQWVQLMILSRHTAPQRAQVFTKFIHVAQKLRALQNFNTLMAVTGGLCHSSISRLKDTYNLLPPDITKVLSEFTELLSSRSNFSNYRRVYSECKGFKVPILGVHLKDLISLNEALPDYIDEEKINLSKLQHLYSNINDLLAIHSCTPPFEANKDLLHLLTLSLDLYYTEDEIYELSYTKEPKNPKIQPATPVKPPVVAEWGSGVTPRLDSDTISKHVKQMVDSVMKNYDQNQDGYISLEDFEKIAANFPFSFCTQETDREGQISREEITSYFMRGMSVCAKLGYNFNDAHNFHETTYKRPTFCDTCGGFLWGVIKQGYHCKDCGINCHRHCRDLVRMECVKKHKNTTGSCPCTPAPDSRTKGNSWSSEEEAFVFPQSNETELNRRTLVWKNNSDDPTLLDCSTQTDPGVWTPERKDRRGNHLNSVLHASPERRANTLPHRSRGCSMPVSFLQDKMEELHLHKDKSREPD; encoded by the exons ACTCAGAAGGCAGGATCTCCAGCCCCAGAGGATCCCAGTTGGTCCACATGACCCTGATGATGCACAGCTGGGTTGTCCCGTCCCAGATGTTCGCCCAGAAGCTCCTCACCCT CTATAAGGACTGTCCCCCTGACAGGAGAGGTCTCAGGAGGACGCAGATCTGCCACCTTGTCAG GCAGTGGATGGGCCAGTTCTCGGGCATTTTTAAGGAGGACCCCGTCCTGGAGCAGACCATGGGGGACCTGTGTGAGCTGGTCCGACTCGACGGGGAGAAGATGCACTCACAGCTCATCAACTCCTCCTACCT AAGCCCTCATGTGAACGCGTCCCAGGCTCCCTCGCCCTctgtgaagaagaggaaggtgTCTCTGATCTTTGACCACATGGAGCCAGACGAGATGGCTGCACAtctcagctacctggagtttaAAAACTTCTGCAACGTTTCA TTCCAGGATTACCGCAGCTACGTGGTGCGGGGCTCAGTTCGGGACAACCCTGCCCTGGAGCGCTCGGTCATGATGTGCAACGGAGTGTCCCAGTGGGTCCAGCTGATGATCCTCAGCAGACACACGGCCCCGCAGAGAGCCCAGGTCTTCACCAAGTTCATTCATGTGGCTCAG AAACTGAGAGCGCTGCAGAACTTCAACACCCTGATGGCCGTCACCGGAGGcctctgtcacagctccatctctCGCCTGAAGGACACATACAACCTGCTGCCCCCTGACATCACCAAG GTCCTGAGCGAATTCACCGAACTGCTCTCCTCACGCAGCAACTTCAGCAACTACCGGCGCGTCTACAGCGAGTGCAAGGGCTTCAAGGTGCCCATCCTGGGGGTCCACCTGAAGGACCTCATCTCGCTCAACGAGGCCCTGCCGGACTACATCGACGAGGAGAAGATCAACCTGAGCAAACTGCAGCACCTGTACAGCAACATCAACGACCTGCTGGCCATCCACAGCTGCACACCCCCCTTCGAGGCCAACAAAGACCTCCTGCATCTGCTCACG CTTTCTCTGGATTTATACTACACCGAGGATGAGATATATGAACTTTCATACACCAAGGAACCCAAAAACCCCAAGATTCAG CCTGCAACTCCCGTTAAGCCCCCGGTCGTGGCAGAGTGGGGGTCAGGGGTCACCCCCAGGCTCGACTCTGACACCATATCCAAACACGTCAAACAGATGGTGGAT TCTGTCATGAAGAACTACGACCAGAACCAGGACGGCTACATCTCACTGGAGGACTTTGAAAAAATAGCAGCCAACTTCCCCTTTTCCTTCTGCACGCAAGAAACTGACAG gGAGGGACAGATCAGCCGTGAAGAAATCACTTCTTACTTCATGAGGGGGATGTCCGTCTGCGCCAAGCTGGGCTACAACTTCAACGACGCGCACAACTTCCACGAAACCACGTACAAACGGCCAACGTTCTGCGACACGTGTGGAGGCTTC CTGTGGGGGGTCATCAAACAGGGCTATCACTGTAAAG ACTGCGGGATAAACTGCCACCGACACTGCCGGGATCTGGTGAGGATGGAGTGcgtgaagaaacacaaaaacaccaccGGGTCGTGCCCGTGCACCCCGGCTCCCGACTCCAGGACCAAGGGCAACAGCTGGA GTTCGGAGGAGGAGGCCTTCGTTTTCCCACAGAGTAACGAGACAGAGCTCAACAGGAGGACGCTGGTTTGGAAAAACAACTCGGATGACCCGACGCTGCTGGACTGCTCCACTCAGACGGACCCTGGGGTGTGGACCCCCGAGAGGAAGGACAGGAGGGGGAACCACCTGAACTCTGTCCTCCACGCGTCTCCAGAGAGAAGG GCCAACACGCTGCCACACAGGAGCCGAGGATGCTCGATGCCCGTCTCCTTCCTGCAGGACAAGATGGAGGAGCTACATctgcacaaagacaaaagcagagagCCGGACTGa